The nucleotide sequence AGCTGCCATTCCGAAAATCCACCATACACATAAACATCTCCAGGGAAAGGCGTTTCTGCCTTTAGTGAGAAAATTACTTCCATATAGTCAGCTTCTAACCAGTGATCTCTTTTCCCTGATGCATAAATCAGATAATTTCCATTATAATCTACTCTTTGCTGATTGAAAGCTTTACCATTTCTTATTAAGTCTTCATGCAATCTAACCTTATTGAAGTTTTTCATCACATCTACAGACGACACTGTTGCTCCTCCACCATTGAGACTACTTGTCTCAAAAACTCTAAATTCATTTAAACCCCAGAAGGTATTCTCCCCATTTCCATATGAATAGTCTAATATATGCTCATGTCCACGAATAAATCTAGGCTTAAGGTTTTCTATAGAGTTATCCCATCTTCCATTTTGTAAAATAGCTACAGAAAAATCTCTCATCGCATTCACTACCGTAAGGTCACCGTAATTAACTTTAAAATCTATTTGTTGTTTGTACCTTCTCTCACTACCGTTTCTATCTACTACCTCACCCACAATTGCTGCAGTTGTTTCAGCTACCAAAAATCTTCTTGTGATGATTAGATCATTCTTATTCCCCTCTTTATAGACCTTCAACACATAATTACCAGACATTTTAACTTGTGGTAACTGAAATATAAAATGCACGTAAGGGACCTTTGTACTCATTGAAAAATCGAATTCATTTAGTTTGAAAGAATTGTAGTCTCTCATAAACTCAATTGGCTGCAACTCTGAAGGTGTCCAATCTCTATTGCAATGAACTATTTCGGCTTCGTAATAATCTGCATCATCACCAAACACATCAAATTCCAAAACAAGTGGTGTTCGTTTATTCAAAAAGACAAAAGGAAGGTTAAGTTGTTTGTTTAACTGATCTCCACCAACGGCATATAACTGCACAGTTCTGACATTTGGGTCATATGTAAAATCAGCATATTTGATGTTCTTATTCTTATAACTGTCCAGTGTCACTAACTCCCATTTATTGGCTTGGCCATATCCTGTAATTGAGAGTAACAGTAAAATTATAGTGAATGGTATAAATATATTTTTTCTTGTCATTGCTATTTTAGTTTATGGCAGTCATCAATTTAGAAGATTTATTTATCATTATTACTACCACAAGTTTTAAATAAAATAAAATCTCTAAAACGAAATCTCCCATCTTAATATACATATCCTAAATACTTAGATTTAATTGAATCTAGAAAGTAAAACTGAACTAAGAATAATTATATTTCACAAAAATAAATGAATGATTATTCAATTTAGAATTATTCTCAATAAGTGTAATAATCACAATATTTTAATCAGATACGTGATTTTTCCAAAACTGCTTACTTATATTTACCGCCAAGATTATAACAAAATATTTGTAAATCTCTTTTTAATCTACTTTATTAGTAAAAAATACTCTGCTTGCATAACATTTTTATGTATTTGAGAGTTACACAATAAACAATAAACACACAATAATTTTTAGACACTATGATACAGATTGTGCAACAACTACTCTTTGTGGCTGCAATCGGTTTAACAGGGTATCTTGTAACCAAAAGAGCTAGATTCATTTATAGAAATATACAACTTGGAAAAAAAGACATAGAAGTACAAGGAGACAAAAACAAACGACTAGCAAACATGTTCAGATTAGCATTTGGACAACAAAAAATGTTTGATCGTCCGGTGGTTGGCATCATGCACTTTGCAGTTTATGCAGGGTTTCTTCTTATCAATATCGAAGTTTTAGAGATAGTAATTGATGGCTTAACAGGTCAACACCGAATTTTTTCAAATGTTATTCCTTCAGGAGTTTATCATTTCCTTGGTAGCTTTTTTGAAGTTATGGCCTTATTGGTAACAGTTTCTTGTTTTATCTTTTTAATAAGACGTAATGCATTAAGAATCCCAAGATTTCACATGGACGAGATGAAAGGATGGCCCTATAGAGACGCCAACTACATCTTATATGCGGAAATAATTCTAATGACAATGCTTTTCTCAATGAATGCTACAGATGCAGTATTGCAAACACTAGGAAATGAGCACTACCCTCCTGTAGGTACTTTCGCTGTATCACAATTCTTTGTTCCCATTTTTGCAGGTTTATCAGAAACAGCTTTAGTAGCGATTGAACGTACAGCGTGGTGGGTACATATCTTAGGTATTTTTGCTTTTGCAGTATATGTCACATACTCTAAACACCTTCATATCTTCTTGGCCTTCCCGAATACATTTTTTGCTAAGATGGAACCTAAAGGACAAATGAGCAACATGGATTCTGTTACCAATGAAGTAAAGATCATGCTTGGTATGCCGGTAGATAACACTGATGCTGGAGAATCTGATGAAATGCCCACTTTTGGTGCAAAAGACGTTCAGGATCTTTCATGGAGGAATGTAATGAATGCCTATTCTTGTACAGAATGTGGTCGTTGTACATCACAGTGTCCTGCAAATATTACTGGCAAAAAATTATCTCCAAGGAAGGTGATGATGGACGTTAGAGACAGAGCAGAAGAAATTGGTAAAAACATCGATGCCAATGGCGGAACTTTCCAAGATGACGGAAAATCGTTATACGGAGACTTTATTTCCAAAGAAGAATTAATGGCTTGTACATCATGTAATGCATGTGCTGAAGCCTGCCCTATCAATATAGATCCCCTTGGAATTATCTTAGACATGAGAAGATATGTCGCTATGGAGGAATCTGGAACACCACAAGAATGGAATATGGTCTTCCAAAACATTGAGAATAACCAAGCTCCTTGGGCATTTGCTGCTAGTGACCGTTTTAAATGGGGAGAAGAACTACGTACGCAAGAAATCAAGAAAACAAAAACTGAAGAACAAGACGCATAATAACAACACAAATGGCTGAAAATAATTTTCTAAAAGTGCCTACTATGGCCGAAATGGTAGAACAAGGCAAGCACCCTGAGGTTTTATTTTGGGTAGGTTGTGCTGGTTCTTATGATGATAGATATAAAAGAGTGATTACAGCTTTTGTAAAAATATTAAATGAGGTAGATGTTAACTTTGCTGTATTAGGACCTGAAGAAAGTTGTACAGGAGATCCAGCAAGAAGAGCAGGAAATGAATTCTTATTTCAAATGCAAGCAATGCAAAATATTGAGGTATTAAATGCTTATGAAATAAAGAAAATCGTTACTGCTTGTCCACACTGCTTCAATACGATAAAAAATGAATATCCAGCCTTAGGGGGAGATTACGAAGTATTGCATCACTCTCAGTTTTTGCAATCTTTAATTGATGAAGGACGTTTAACATTGGAAGACGGCAATGCTTATAAGGGCAAAAAAGTTACCTTCCATGATTCATGTTATTTAGGCAGATCAAACAATGTATATCAGGCTCCAAGAAGTGTAATTGAAGCATTGGATGCTGACCTTGTTGAGATGAAACGTTGCAAAACAAATGGCCTTTGCTGTGGTGCTGGCGGATCTCAAATGTTCAAAGAACCTGAGTCTGGAAATAAAGATATCAATATCGAACGTACCGAAGAAGCACTAAAAACTGATGCAAAAGTTGTAGCAGTAGGCTGTCCATTCTGTATGACAATGCTGAGTGACGGCATAAAAAATAAAGAGAAAGAAAAAGAAGTTCAGGTAATGGATATTGCCGAGCTTGTTGCTTCTTCAAAAGGGCTTTAATCAAGTCTCTAGAATCTATTACTGCGAGTGTATATTAGTTATGCACTCGCTTTTTCTTTTTATATTGCGAAAAAAAAGAATTATGTACAAAAATTTAGACACACTAGCGGATTCATCACGCCTTTGGATATATCAATCAAATAGAGCTTTTACTTCAGAAGAAATCACTCTTATCAAAAACTCGTTACTACAGTTCACAGAATCTTGGAACGCACACGGTTCTGATTTACAAAGTAGTTTTGATATCCCTTACAATCAATTTATTGTTATCGCAGTAGATGAAAATACCGCTGCTGCTTCTGGCTGTTCAATTGATAAATGTGTAGGCGTTATCAAACAGATTGAATCGCATTTAAATATTTCTCTTTTTGAAAGAACAACCATCGCATACTTACAAGAGGAAGAAGTTGCAACATTCAAATTAAACGAAGCGAAACAACTAGTTTCGGAAGGCACTATCACCCCTACTACAAAGATTTTTGACAATACAGTACTTAATCTTGGAGACTTTAAATCGAAATGGATTGTTGATGCTGGAAACTCTTGGTTAAAAAGATATTTTGTTACAGCCTAATTAAACCTAAATAATGAATCAAAGAAATTTATTGATTGTTAGTACTTCTACCGTTCATGGTAAAGGCTATTTAGCTTATTGTGAAGATGCTATCAAATCATTTTTTGATGGAATTGAAGAAGTTATCTTTATTCCATTTGCCCGTCCTGGAGGTATTTCTCATGACGAATATACCAGCGTTGCTAAAACCAAATTTAATGAGTTAGGATTCAAAATGCGTGGTTTACATGAATTTGATAATCCTAAAAAGGCATTAGAAGAAGCTAAAGCCATTTTCACTGGGGGAGGCAACACTTTTGTCCTACTTGATCAACTTATTAATCAGGGCCTTATCGATGTTATCCAATCTAAAGTAAGTGAAGGATTACGTTATATGGGAACAAGTGCAGGTTCAAATATCACAGGTCTTACAATTAATACGACCAATGATATGCCTATTGTTCATCCAAAAACGCTAAATGCACTAGCTCTAGTACCTTTCAATTTAAATCCCCATTATTTGGATCCTGATCCAAATTCTAAACATATGGGTGAAACAAGAGAAACGAGAATCAAAGAATTCCATGCTTACAATGACCAGATAGTTGTAGGTCTAAGAGAGGGGTCTTGGCTTCATGTTTCTGGAAATAAAATAACGTTAGAAGGGCCTCTTTCTGCTAGAATTTTCGAAAAAGATAAAACTCCATACGAACTGCAACCATCTGATGATTTCACATTTCTAATGGAACAATAATATTCACGGCTATAACTTTATATTTGTTATAGCCGTAAAAATACAAATATACTTAAATTGATAAATTACAATTTGTATTCTTAATACATTACATTTGTAAACCAAGGTCTGTGAATCTTTACATTTTATTACACTATTAACCCACCACATTCTTCTTATAAGTTTTTCAAAAAATGAAAATAGATTACTACGAAATTCTAGGAATAGAAAAAGGGGCTGACAAACGACAGATTAAGAAGGCTTACTTAAGCCTTGCCAAAAGATACCATCCTGATGTAAATGGAAATAACGAAAGCTTTGAAGAGAAATTCAAGCAAATCAATGAAGCATATGATACGTTGATCAACGAAAGCAAAAGATTTCGTTACGATTATGGTATACAACAAGAAGACCTATATACTACTGAAAACACTTCAGCTCAAGAAGAAAACCGTTATTCAGAGGAACGCAATAAACAGAGAGAAGAAATAAAAGAAGATCTTGAGCAAGAAAAAGCTAAAGACAAAAAGAGCAAAAAGAAATGGATGCCATTAATGGTAGCGGGTTACGCTGCGGTAATGATTGGAATTGTGTCTTTTTTCGTCCAACGCCAGAGTAAACTGGCAGCGTCTACGTATGAAAACGCAAAAATAAACCTTGAAGAAATGCATCTTGACCAAGCTATGCTCGATGTAAAAGAGCTAACAGAGTTAGATGCACATGATCAAGCAGATATTATTACAGCAGGCATTTATGTCTCAAAAAGACAAGCAAATAGAGCAATAGATTACCTGGAACCTAACTTACATAAATTCAAAGAAGACAATCAATTACTTTCAGATGCTTATTACTATTTAGGCAGAGCATATTTTCTAAGAAGACTAGAAAATAAAGCAACGGATTATCTCGAAAAATCTCTAGAATATTCATCAAATCCTAATGCAGTTTACTTTTGGTTGGGGAAATCACTAGGCGATTTAAAAATGGATTTTGCTAAGGCAGGTGATTTTTATGAAAAAGCTATCAATAATGAAAATTATAAAGAAAGAGCTGTTTTAGAGGCTGGTATCGCTTATCAGAATAATCAACAATATGAACTTGCCAAAGATATGTTTATGCAGTTGGTAAATCACCCTACTTATAAAAAAGAAGTAAACTATTATTTGGGCTGGCATTATTTCCTCTACAAAAAGGACAGAGATAAGGCTTGTATCTTTTGGGAAACGGCCGCAAAACAAGGCAATCCCGAGGCTAGATATCAATACAGTAGAACTTGTGGAAGGATAGGGAATTAAAAAAGCCTAAGGTAATAACCTCAGGCTTAAAAGTAGTAATTCTCATTTCATATATTAATATCTTATATATATTTTATAATTCGTTTATCTTGTTTAGACCTAAATCTGTCACATCAGCAAAAGTTCCCTTTGGGCTGATATTTAGGTTGGTAACCAAACCTTCATCTTCGAATTGTTTTGCAATTTGATTTAAATCATAAGTACAAAGCGGTAAACCCATAATTTTAGCAAGATGCTGCATAGATTTCCCTTTGTTCATGCACAATCCTAAAAGAAGTTTGTTTGATCTGAAATTGAAAGACATGGCTGGTTAATACGAGGTTAAAAATTAGGTAAAAATTCGATACGTGACAAAAGTAGAAAAAAAAAATTCAACGATTAGCATAAATTCGCTACCATTTAAAAAAAATTAACACAGACTTTGGTCATCAAACTTGGTATTAGCTATTCTTTTCTATCAATCATAAATAAATTATTGTAATTTTGTCATGACAAATAGTCATACGATAAAAAAATTATTTTACCCTTGATGGAGAATAGAGAATTATTATCAATAAAACAAAGATTTGGTATTATAGGAAACGCACCTAGTTTAAATCATGCGATTCAAGTAGCAGCTCAAGTAGCAGCCACTGATTTGACTGTAATGATTACAGGTGAAAGTGGTTCCGGTAAAGAATCTTTTTCAAAAATAATACATCAATTAAGTGCCCGAAAACATGGTAAATTCATCGCTATTAACTGTGGTGCAATTCCTGAGGGAACAATAGACTCTGAGCTTTTTGGTCATGAAAAAGGCTCATTTACAGGTGCAAATGAAACTAGAAAAGGATATTTTGAGGTAACAGATGGCGGAACAATTTTCCTAGATGAGATTGGTGAGATGCCTGTGGAAACTCAAGCTAGACTTTTAAGGGTTCTCGAAAATAAAGAATTTATTAGAGTTGGATCTTCTAAAGTATTAAAAACGGATGTAAGGGTCGTTGCTGCGACCAATGTAAATCTTCTTAAAAACGTCCAAAAAGGAAAATTTAGAGAAGACCTCTACTACCGTTTAAATACTGTACCTATACAAGTTCCTCCTTTAAGAGAAAGAGGTAATGACATTGAACTTTTATTCAGAAAATTTGCTACAGATTTTGCTGAACAATACCACGTTCAACCTTTATCGCTTACTCCAGAAGCAAAACACGTACTTATCAATTTCCCTTTCCCCGGAAATATTCGACAGCTCAAGAATTTGGCAGAACAAATGTCTGCACTTGAGTTAAACCGTCTTGTTACTCTAGAGACGATGCAGAAATATCTCCCTCATGCTACTAGTAATAAACTTAGAGTTTTAGAGAATGAAGATCAGGGATTAAATGAAAGAGATATTTTATACAAGGTTTTATTCGACATGCGACAGGACATGAATGATTTGAAAAAAATTGTTCTTCAGTTAGCACAAGGTAAAACTAATGCGAATACGGTCATTCAAGAAAATCCTAAATTATTTAGTAGTGTAATTGATGAACACAAAACATCATCAACTACAGTACCTATGTCAGGTGAAACAGGTTTAACGGTAAGACCTAATACCACCTCTGTGAAATATACCCCTCCAACTCCTCCTACACAAGAACAACCAATTATTATAACAAATGATGATGAGTATTCTGAAAATACTTACGACATCGATAATATGGTTGAGGTAAAAGAAGAAGAGGAATCACTTTCAATTGAGAAGAAAGAGAAAGAATTGATCATTAAAGCACTTCAGAAGAACAACAACAAAAGAAAGTACGCTGCACAAGATCTTGGGATTTCAGAGAGGACACTTTATAGAAAAATCAAACAATACGAACTTGATGAATAACATAAAATTCAGTTATAAATATTTAATCATCTGTTTTTTAGCAATATCCGCTTGTACAGGTGTGAAATTCACATTCTCAGGTGTCAATATAGACCCTAGGATCAAAACTTTTTCTATTGAGCCCTACACAAATGAGGCTTCTGATGGCCCTGCAACCATGGCCTTTCAGTTTACTGATGACTTAACGCAGTATATTCTAAGAAACACAAGTTTATTACCTGCCCCTCAAGGTCAAAAAGGCGACATTGAATTTAGTGGAGCCATAACAGGTTATAGAGTCACCCCTGTATCTCCTGGTGGTGGCGAGAGTCAGCAAACGCAACAACAACGTTTAACGATCACTGTAAAAACCAATTTTATCAACAACTATGATGATGAAAAAAGTTTTGACCAAGGATTCTCATTTTTCTATGACTTCCCAGGTAACCAAACCGTTCAACAGGTCGAAACAGAGGCAATTGACGTGATTTTCGAGCAAATTATCTACGATACTTTCCAAAAAGCACTAGCAGATTGGTAAAGATTAATGTATATTTGGATATGGATGGTTATACTGTCCATATCCAATTATAATGAATCCCCCATCACACTACTTTTTTAATACTTACTGTGGATCTAACTTTGATTGAAAAATGGCTTAAGAACCCACAATCGGTTTCTTATAGAGATATTGATGATATTAAAGCAGCTATCGAAAATTATCCTTATTTCGCTGCCCTTCATGTGCTTTTAGCTAAAGCTGAAGAAGGTAAAGCCGAATATGTGAAGAGTGCTGCTGCTTATGTTACCCACCGACCTTCTCTTCAAGCTTATTTAAATACAACATTTGACAGTGATATCAATCTTCCCGATACTTCCGGAATTGAGATTGAAAGTGATGAACACGAAACACTGGATAAACTATCAGATGATAACAATGATTACTTATCTATAAGTGATGAGAATGAAGAAGTAGATGATATTTTAGAGCATATCACTAACGAAAGTGAAGCTTCAACAAATCATGTCATTGAAGAAGAAGTTCCTGATGAGGATAATGATTCTATAGTTGATTCAGCAGAAGATGAAAGTAATTTCATTTCTGACACACAAGAAGTTGATGAAGCTACTTTAGAAGATCAAATATTAAATGATCTAGAACATGCTGAAGATTTACAATCAACTGAAGAGGTAGAACAAAAAGTTGATACAAGTATTGCAGATGAAATTTTAGCAGAATTAGCTAAACTTTCAGCTCAACAAGAACAACCTGAAGGGTCAGAACCCACTTCTTTTATGAATGAAGAAGATAAAAATGACGAGGAAGAAATCATTTCTAACCACACCATTGAATCTGAAACTGCCTCTGATTTCCAAGAAGAGCAAACAGAAGATGAGTATTCAGCAGTAAATGATGCACCATTGGCTTCTCTAGAAGATGAGTCTAATAATATCATGAGCTCTGAAGAAATGATGGATCGTTTCCAAGGGTTTTTAAATACTAAGAAACAATCTGAAGAAGAGATCATAAAAGATTTATCTGAAGATGAAAATATCGATTCAGATACTCTATCTATTACATCTAAAGAGGAAAATAAAGTAGAAGAGACTTCGGATGGGTTTACTGAGTACTCCTTCCCTAGTTATGACACTTCTAGCTTTGATGAAACGATTAAAGATGAGGATTACCTCCATAGTGTTGATAATATGAATGACGAAAACATCATTGATTTCAACAACTTTGACCCTGTTCAGGTTGACAAGAAAGGGCATCAAAAAAATATTATTGATAATTTTATTGAAGTTCATCCTAGCATTTCTCAGAATGAATTAGATCTAGAGGAGCAAAATCTTGAACAAATCGACCTATCCGATCAGGCATTACAAGGTTATAGTATTCCACAAACTGAGAGTTTCGCCAAATTGTTAGAAAAACAAGGAAAAAAAGACGAAGCAATCTCAATTTATCAACATCTTATCTTGAAAAATCCAAATAAAGCTAGTTTCTTTGCAGAACGGATTGAATTCTTGAAAAAGGATTAACATAAAGCATTAACATTACAATACAATGATGTACTTTTTTATAATCCTAATCCTTATCATCGCAGTGCTTCTTACTTTATTAGTATTAGCACAAGATTCTAAGGGTGGTGGATTTACAGGTGATATGGGCGCTGCTAGTAGCTCAATGATGGGTGCGAGAAGAGCATCAACTTGGATTGAAAACGCAACTTGGGTGTTGGCTATTTCATTATTTGTATTGTCAATTGGTGTAAACATTTTTATTCCAAAAGACAACTCTGCAAATATCCAGACATCAAACAGTATCGAGAACGCAGCTGATATGCCTGTTCCAACTACTCTTCCTGAAACTCCTGAGGAAGCACCAGCAGAAACTCCTGCTGAATAATATATCAGAAAAGATATTCTAAAAAAGCCATTACAAACAGTATGTTTTGTAATGGCTTTTTTTTATTTCTTACCTCCATAAAACTGCATATTAATGGAACTGAAGATTTGAAAACTACTTTGGCCCACTCCTTGAGAATATACAGCGTATTGTGGCTCTATAAACAAGTTAAAAACTGTAGACCCTAATTTCAGTACTTTACCATAACCTATTCCGATTGGAAAATTATATTTACTATTGGTGAAATCCATGGTCCAAATGGGTGCACCTCTTAGATAATTCCCTTTACCTAATTGAAAGAAATAAAAAGGTTGTATTGCAGCCAAATTTTCATCTGCATCCAATGCGTTTCCTTGATTATCGGTAAGTTTAGAATCTTCTCCTACACCTACTGTCCATGTCACTAATCCTCCCCATTGAAACATTTTTGATTTGGCAATGAAGAGTACCAAAGCTCCACCAACTTGCCAGTTATTTGCACCCAGACTTACATCATAATTATTGACCAAACTCCCTCCAGGACCACTAACAGTAGAAACTGCTGTTGAGGTAGGTGCAAAAACCATCGGTCCTACACCAAACTGAACAGGAGAAGACGAGGAAGTTGCTAAATAGGTGGCAAATAAGTTGAAATCACCTAACCCTGTTACTGAAGAGTTATCTGATGGGCGGTTTACTGTCAATGTTGGCAACGTTGCTCTGAAAAGGATTTTACCTACAGGCTGAGCATACCTAAAAGAAGTAACCATATTCATCCCGTCTACTCCAGTTAAACCGGTTTGATAGTTAAACTGAATATTAAATGCCTTTAGGTCGGCTAATGGGTTGTTTGCATTGGCAGATGCATCTGCTGCTCCTGACTTTTCATCTTGAGCAAGTAAAGAAAAAGATAAAAAAACACTAAACAGTACTATGAATTTTAAGCTTCTCATTTTCAGTAGTAATTGGTTATAGTTTTAAAATAACCTATATCAATCGCTACATAACTAAATCAGTTTACCACTCTGAAAAAATTAATATCATTCCTTTGTTTGAGAATAAAAAAAGGCTGCTAGAATGTAACTTCTAGCAGCCTTTTCATTTATTTCAATATGTTGATTACATATTCAATGCTCTATCTCCTGTTGCAGCAAGACAAGCTTCTTTAATTGCTTCAGAATAAGTAGGGTGAGCATGTGACATTCTAGAAATATCTTCTGCTGACGCTCTATACTCCATTGCAACAACTCCTTCAGAAATCATATCTGCAGCTCTAGGGCCAATGATGTGCATTCCTAAGATCTCATCAGTTTCTTTGTCTGATAAAACTTTAACTAATCCATCAATATCCATAGAAGCTCTTGCTCTACCTGATGCTCTGAATGGGAATGAACCAGACTTGTAAGCTCTTTTCGATTCTTTCAACTCTTGCTCAGTATATCCTACAGACGCCACTTCTGGCCAAGTATAAACAACACCAGGAATCAATTTATAATTGATATGAGGCTTTTGACCGTTGATATGCTCTGCAACAAACACACCTTCTTCCTCAGCTTTATGCGCCAACATAGCACCTTTTACTACATCACCAATAGCATAAATACCATCTACAGAAGTTTGTAAATGTTCATCTACCTCTACTCTACCTCTATCGTCTAATTTTACACCGATAGCTTCACAGTTCAATTTATCAGTGTAAGGACGACGACCAATAGAAACTAAGCAGTAATCACCTTTGATCTCTACTTCTTTTCCTTTTTTGTCAGTTGCTTTAACAACAACCTCTTCACCTTCTACTTTAACTGAATCAACTTTAGTTTTTAGGTTAAATTTAAATCCTTCCTTCTTAAGAACTCTTTGGATTTCTTTACCCATTGAAACATCCATTGTAGGAATTAAAGCGTCTGCATATTCTACTACAGTTACTTCTGCTCCTAATCTTGCATATACAGAACCTAACTCAAGTCCAATTACACCACCACCAATTACGATAAGGTGCTTAGGAATTTCTTTTAATTCTAATGCTTCAGTTGAAGTGATGACTCTTTTCTTATCAAATTCAATAAACGGCAACATTACTGGTTTTGAACCAGTTGCAATAATTGTCTTTTGAGAATTGATAATCTTAGACTCTTCGCCTTCAATCTTGATTGTATTTTTATCTACAAACGACCCAAAGCCGTGGTAAACATCAATTTTATTTTTCTTCATCAAGAAAGCGATACCGTCAGTAGTTTGTTTAACTACTTCACCCTTTCTTGAAATCATTTTACCAAAGTTAATTTTTGGAGCTTCTGC is from Flammeovirga agarivorans and encodes:
- the lpdA gene encoding dihydrolipoyl dehydrogenase produces the protein MTYDLTVIGSGPGGYIAAIRAAQLGMKVALIEKYNTLGGTCLNVGCIPSKALLDSSELYHQAVHRFAEHGLEAEAPKINFGKMISRKGEVVKQTTDGIAFLMKKNKIDVYHGFGSFVDKNTIKIEGEESKIINSQKTIIATGSKPVMLPFIEFDKKRVITSTEALELKEIPKHLIVIGGGVIGLELGSVYARLGAEVTVVEYADALIPTMDVSMGKEIQRVLKKEGFKFNLKTKVDSVKVEGEEVVVKATDKKGKEVEIKGDYCLVSIGRRPYTDKLNCEAIGVKLDDRGRVEVDEHLQTSVDGIYAIGDVVKGAMLAHKAEEEGVFVAEHINGQKPHINYKLIPGVVYTWPEVASVGYTEQELKESKRAYKSGSFPFRASGRARASMDIDGLVKVLSDKETDEILGMHIIGPRAADMISEGVVAMEYRASAEDISRMSHAHPTYSEAIKEACLAATGDRALNM